In the Acropora muricata isolate sample 2 chromosome 1, ASM3666990v1, whole genome shotgun sequence genome, one interval contains:
- the LOC136925096 gene encoding trace amine-associated receptor 9-like produces MNVSEHGNFATLGQLDWVIYQTPFFAFIFSLNIFLAFTATLGNTLILIALHKVSSIHPPTKFLLRCLAMSDFCVGVIVQPLFTAFLMEVASGNWRILELTLSFFDFTFCGLSLTTATAISVDRLLALLLGLRYRHTVTLRRVRCLVVCLLMVVIAMSFMYALSSRGIANSAGIFVVITSLFLSVFSHAKIFLKLRQHQAQVRRQHVGHEQARQANGGRIPLNIERYKKIVTTIAWVQLALVFCYFPIFIFFVVGMAPNWYRKGSIFYVCAVTVVYFNSTLNPILFCWKIREVREAVKTTLKKIPCLSS; encoded by the coding sequence ATGAACGTTTCTGAACATGGAAACTTTGCAACTTTGGGTCAACTTGACTGGGTGATTTATCAAACACCATtctttgcattcattttttctttgaacatttttctcgctttcaccgcaacactcggcaacactctgatcctcattgcgcttcacaaagtgtcgtcgattcatcctccaacaaaatttttgctccgctgCCTGGCTATGAGTGATTTTTGTGTTGGAGTTATTGTTCAGCCGCTTTTTACTGCCTTTTTGATGGAAGTCGCAAGCGGAAACTGGCGTATTCTTGAGCTGACTTTGAGTTTTTTTGACTTCACATTCTGTGGACTTTCTCTCACAACGGCTACTGCCattagcgtggacaggcttctcgcgctcttactgggattgagatacagacacacagtaactttaagacgagttcgttgccttgttGTCTGCCTCTTGATGGTTGTAATTGCAATGAGTTTTATGTATGCCTTGTCTTCTCGGGGCATTGCCAACAGCGCAGGAATTTTTGTGGTCATAACCTCTTTGTTCCTCTCGGTCTTCTCTCACGCCAaaatctttctcaaattgagacagcatcaagcccaagtACGACGACAACATGTTGGCCATGAACAAGCACGACAAGCGAACGGCGGAAGAATTCCATTGAACATTGAGCGATACAAAAAGATTGTTACAACCATAGCCTGGGTGCAGTTAGCATTGGTGTTTTGCTATTTcccaatatttattttttttgtagtggGAATGGCACCTAATTGGTACAGGaaaggatcaattttttacGTATGTGCAGTAACAGTcgtctatttcaattccaccctaaacccgatccttttttgttggaaaatacgtgaagtcagaGAAGCTGTAAAGACGACATTGAAAAAGATTCCTTGTTTGTCAAGTTAA